One window of Pseudacidobacterium ailaaui genomic DNA carries:
- a CDS encoding FliI/YscN family ATPase, with translation MTELLSTYFARLQQRQPFRWQGRVVEAVGQTIESSGPLCSVGECCEIMDSEGRLHPAEVIGFRGNHVLSMPLESTEGIRFGDRVSALGTQPSLEVGDAWMGRVLNASGQPIDQGPVPAVRAIIPVDREIPHPLERVPIRQPLGTGIRAIDGMLTVGRGQRIGIFGGSGVGKSTLIGMMTRNSDADVIVVGLVGERGREVGEFLEDSLGPEGRKRAVVLVSTSDQSPLLRQRAALAATAIAEYFAGQGKDVLLVLDSLTRFAMAAREIGLAAGEPPTAKGYTPSVFTRMARLLERAGQFRRGSITAFYTVLMEGDDQQDPVVDAARSFLDGHIMLSRELAAEGWYPPIQVLDSVSRLMPAVTSEEHRSAASLVRKMLSVYAKSEDLIRIGAYKPGADADLDRAVRSRSRIRDFLMQRAAEDVSFAQGCDALKALAAQV, from the coding sequence ATGACGGAACTTCTGTCCACCTACTTTGCGCGTCTGCAACAGCGGCAGCCTTTCCGCTGGCAGGGCCGTGTGGTTGAAGCTGTGGGGCAGACGATCGAGTCTTCCGGCCCGTTGTGTTCGGTGGGGGAGTGCTGCGAGATCATGGACAGCGAGGGGCGTCTGCATCCGGCAGAGGTGATTGGGTTCCGTGGCAACCATGTGCTTTCCATGCCACTGGAAAGCACAGAGGGCATTCGTTTCGGAGATCGAGTTTCTGCGCTGGGCACGCAGCCTTCCCTGGAGGTGGGCGACGCCTGGATGGGGCGTGTTCTGAATGCATCGGGGCAGCCGATTGACCAGGGGCCAGTGCCAGCTGTGCGGGCCATCATCCCGGTAGACCGCGAGATCCCTCATCCGCTGGAGCGTGTACCCATCCGCCAGCCTCTGGGCACGGGGATTCGCGCCATTGATGGAATGCTGACTGTGGGGCGTGGGCAGCGGATTGGCATTTTTGGCGGTTCTGGAGTGGGCAAAAGCACGCTGATCGGCATGATGACACGCAATAGTGATGCGGATGTGATTGTGGTTGGTCTGGTTGGAGAGCGAGGCCGTGAGGTGGGGGAGTTTCTGGAAGACAGCCTTGGCCCGGAAGGAAGAAAGCGGGCCGTGGTGCTGGTTTCGACCTCAGACCAGTCTCCACTGCTGCGGCAGCGCGCTGCCCTGGCGGCTACGGCCATTGCAGAGTATTTTGCCGGGCAAGGGAAGGACGTTCTTCTGGTGCTCGACTCCCTGACGCGGTTTGCCATGGCAGCGCGGGAGATTGGTCTTGCTGCAGGCGAGCCGCCTACGGCGAAGGGTTATACTCCCTCAGTTTTTACCCGGATGGCGCGTCTTCTGGAGCGCGCAGGCCAATTCCGGCGCGGCAGTATTACAGCCTTCTATACGGTACTGATGGAAGGGGACGACCAGCAGGACCCGGTAGTCGATGCGGCGCGGTCTTTTCTCGATGGCCATATCATGCTTTCGCGGGAGCTGGCGGCCGAAGGCTGGTATCCACCCATTCAGGTCCTCGACTCTGTGAGCCGTTTAATGCCGGCCGTCACCTCAGAGGAACACCGCTCAGCCGCATCCCTGGTAAGGAAGATGCTCTCCGTGTATGCCAAATCGGAAGACCTGATTCGGATCGGAGCCTATAAGCCCGGGGCTGATGCAGATCTGGACCGGGCCGTCCGTTCGCGGAGCCGGATCCGGGATTTTCTGATGCAGCGGGCGGCCGAGGACGTCTCTTTTGCGCAGGGATGCGATGCTTTGAAGGCGCTGGCGGCGCAGGTATGA
- a CDS encoding FliH/SctL family protein, translated as MQAVEEAEGGSKARIEELEQKAITREQEFAQQLEAARKEAFEQGRQAEARLRASALERIADQIQKAIEDFCNVRDGYLAQVEREVVHLALAIAERVLRREVQMDPLLLAGAVRVALGQLAETTEVRMKVPATEYDLWSEVIALMPSLPLRPQLVAEDSLHAGECLLETALGSVDLGVKSQLAEIERGFFDLLEHRERSAKTARPSVPS; from the coding sequence GTGCAGGCCGTAGAGGAAGCAGAAGGGGGTTCAAAGGCCCGTATCGAGGAGCTGGAGCAAAAAGCGATCACGCGGGAGCAGGAATTTGCGCAGCAGCTGGAAGCTGCACGAAAGGAGGCCTTTGAACAGGGCCGGCAGGCCGAAGCACGGCTGCGCGCTTCGGCCCTGGAGCGGATTGCCGACCAGATACAGAAGGCGATCGAGGATTTTTGCAATGTGCGGGACGGTTATCTGGCGCAGGTTGAGCGCGAAGTGGTGCATCTGGCCCTGGCCATTGCCGAGAGGGTCCTTCGCCGCGAGGTCCAGATGGATCCGCTTCTGCTTGCAGGGGCCGTGCGTGTGGCACTGGGACAGCTGGCGGAGACCACGGAGGTGAGGATGAAGGTCCCTGCCACGGAGTACGACCTGTGGAGTGAAGTGATTGCGCTCATGCCATCTCTGCCCCTTCGCCCGCAGCTTGTGGCCGAGGATTCGCTTCATGCTGGGGAGTGTCTGCTTGAAACGGCACTGGGCAGCGTGGATCTGGGAGTCAAGTCGCAACTTGCAGAGATCGAACGGGGTTTCTTTGACCTGTTGGAACACCGTGAGCGGTCTGCAAAAACAGCAAGGCCTTCTGTACCGTCATGA
- the fliG gene encoding flagellar motor switch protein FliG translates to MASAAPVSDVTSLVAPPTPDRMAAARQLPGIKKAAILVVAVGDELGKKVLQNLPDADVQRLTEEIAELRNIPPDVSVRVIEEFYEMIETQRYMMHGGLEYATKLLVESFGKQRAEDLLALVRRAQEASHGDLAMLQKVDPQQLGKFLDGEHPQTVALVLAHLDPKRASLVLHGLSEDKKVAVVRRLAEMRQFSPEMAQKVAVILHKRLQSVGDTSRKAYAGFKAVADLMNRMDAEQAKKILEQIEEDEPEVALNIRNLMFTFEDFVTLPQPTMRELLSVIDKKVLAMALKGTREDVRAHIFRAMSSRAVEMLREDMEVLGPVRTREVAAAQSEILNIARRLEAEGKIVLKVEQGDDLLV, encoded by the coding sequence ATGGCCAGTGCCGCTCCAGTGTCTGATGTAACCAGCCTCGTCGCTCCTCCGACCCCCGATCGCATGGCCGCCGCGCGGCAACTGCCGGGGATCAAAAAGGCTGCGATTCTGGTTGTGGCGGTCGGGGATGAATTGGGGAAAAAGGTCCTGCAAAACCTGCCGGATGCTGATGTGCAGCGTCTGACTGAAGAGATTGCCGAGCTGCGCAACATCCCTCCGGATGTCTCCGTGCGGGTCATTGAAGAGTTTTACGAGATGATCGAGACCCAGCGTTACATGATGCATGGAGGACTCGAATATGCAACCAAGCTGCTGGTGGAATCGTTTGGAAAGCAGCGGGCCGAGGATCTATTGGCGCTGGTGCGGCGGGCGCAGGAGGCCAGCCATGGAGACCTGGCCATGTTGCAGAAAGTGGATCCCCAGCAGCTGGGGAAATTTCTCGATGGAGAGCATCCGCAGACGGTGGCTCTGGTGCTGGCCCATCTGGATCCCAAACGTGCTTCCCTGGTCTTGCACGGTCTCAGTGAAGACAAGAAGGTGGCAGTCGTGCGTCGTCTGGCAGAAATGCGGCAGTTCTCACCGGAAATGGCGCAGAAGGTGGCCGTGATCCTGCACAAACGGCTGCAAAGCGTGGGCGATACCAGCCGCAAGGCCTACGCGGGGTTTAAAGCGGTGGCTGATCTGATGAATCGTATGGATGCCGAACAGGCGAAGAAGATCCTGGAGCAGATTGAAGAGGACGAGCCGGAAGTGGCCCTCAATATCCGCAACCTGATGTTTACCTTTGAGGACTTTGTGACATTGCCGCAGCCTACCATGCGCGAGTTGCTGTCGGTCATTGATAAGAAGGTGCTGGCCATGGCCCTGAAAGGGACCCGTGAGGACGTGCGCGCCCATATCTTCCGCGCGATGTCTTCGCGCGCCGTGGAAATGTTGCGGGAAGACATGGAGGTGCTGGGGCCGGTGCGTACCCGGGAGGTGGCTGCGGCCCAGAGCGAGATCCTCAACATCGCACGCAGGCTGGAGGCGGAGGGCAAGATCGTGCTCAAGGTCGAACAGGGCGACGATCTGCTTGTGTAG
- the fliF gene encoding flagellar basal-body MS-ring/collar protein FliF, protein MDENQQIQPAPAAATGLLGRTNAMFAPLAARFRSMERQQKLWFSGASALALLCFLAILWFATRTDWKVLYAGLEPQDAREIASELTASNIPFDLSADGTTLRVPASSLDKARLATTAKGGPKSGRMGFELFDKPNWIGSEFDEKVNYQRALEGELEHTINTLSDVESSRVHLVMPHDSLFTSQQRDAKASVVLKLRRRSLGEEQAEAIRNLVASAVDGLQPENVTLLDADGRVQLGRRSGNGETEAHEQELADKLVATLEPVAGTGNVRASVNVEYDTSSADEVDETYDPNNVVTLSMQRSEQNTGTQSGPSGVPGTASNAPNTKPPLFPVHDAGTENIRQESGTYGASKKVRHTVQNPGKIRRVTAAVLINHRMNVNGKQISWQPRTAEEMKQLTELAETAIGFDASRGDQVSVEDVAFEDNAAPALSPWQQVLAQATHLQDLAKYGVLLLALLSLIFFVVRPALRTSQSAKQEPQSHTQHLPAGAEGAVLAETEDEAALLEKKQAQAVFDAVTEHLRQEPAQATRLLQSWIHSE, encoded by the coding sequence ATGGACGAAAACCAGCAGATACAACCAGCACCGGCCGCGGCCACCGGCCTGCTTGGGCGCACCAATGCGATGTTTGCGCCCCTGGCCGCCCGTTTCCGCAGCATGGAACGACAGCAGAAGCTCTGGTTTTCCGGGGCCTCGGCTTTGGCCCTGCTCTGCTTTCTTGCCATCCTCTGGTTTGCCACGCGGACCGACTGGAAGGTCCTCTATGCTGGGCTGGAACCGCAGGATGCCCGTGAAATTGCTTCGGAGCTGACGGCGTCCAACATTCCTTTCGATCTGTCTGCGGATGGAACGACCCTGCGGGTCCCGGCTTCCAGTCTGGACAAGGCGCGTCTGGCAACCACGGCCAAAGGCGGCCCCAAGAGCGGCAGGATGGGTTTTGAGCTTTTTGATAAGCCGAACTGGATCGGCTCAGAATTTGACGAGAAGGTGAACTACCAGCGCGCCCTGGAGGGTGAGCTGGAGCATACCATCAACACGCTTTCGGACGTAGAGTCTTCCCGGGTGCATCTGGTGATGCCGCACGACTCTTTGTTTACGAGCCAGCAGCGGGATGCCAAGGCTTCCGTCGTGTTGAAGCTGCGGCGGCGCTCCCTGGGAGAGGAGCAGGCAGAGGCAATTCGAAACCTCGTGGCGAGCGCTGTGGACGGTCTTCAACCGGAGAATGTCACTCTGCTGGATGCAGACGGACGCGTGCAGCTTGGCAGGCGCTCCGGAAACGGAGAGACAGAAGCGCATGAGCAGGAGCTGGCGGACAAGCTGGTGGCCACGCTCGAACCGGTGGCCGGAACAGGAAATGTGCGGGCCTCGGTAAATGTGGAGTATGACACATCGTCGGCCGATGAAGTGGATGAGACCTATGATCCGAACAATGTTGTGACGCTTTCCATGCAGCGATCCGAGCAGAACACGGGGACTCAATCCGGACCCTCAGGGGTTCCCGGCACGGCGAGTAATGCTCCGAATACCAAGCCGCCGCTGTTTCCTGTCCATGACGCGGGTACAGAAAACATCCGACAAGAAAGCGGTACCTATGGGGCCTCGAAAAAAGTGCGGCATACGGTCCAGAACCCGGGAAAGATTCGGCGTGTGACCGCAGCAGTATTGATCAATCACAGAATGAACGTGAACGGAAAACAGATAAGCTGGCAGCCGCGGACCGCTGAGGAGATGAAACAGCTCACCGAACTTGCGGAAACGGCCATCGGCTTTGATGCCTCCCGAGGGGACCAGGTCAGCGTAGAAGATGTGGCTTTTGAGGACAATGCGGCTCCGGCCCTCAGTCCCTGGCAGCAAGTGTTGGCGCAGGCCACGCATCTACAGGACCTGGCCAAGTATGGTGTCTTGCTGCTGGCCCTGCTGAGTCTCATTTTCTTCGTCGTGCGGCCGGCCCTGCGCACGTCGCAGTCGGCGAAACAGGAACCCCAGTCCCATACACAGCATTTACCAGCTGGAGCGGAGGGGGCAGTTCTGGCAGAGACCGAGGATGAAGCCGCGCTGCTCGAGAAGAAGCAGGCGCAGGCGGTATTTGATGCAGTGACCGAGCACCTTCGACAAGAGCCTGCGCAGGCCACACGTCTGCTGCAGAGCTGGATCCATAGCGAATAG
- the fliE gene encoding flagellar hook-basal body complex protein FliE: MQIQSQIVTASLAGQTEEALGTDNAQQVPFAGLLKDAVGKMQQLEDQASQAVEGLLDGSGTDVHTAMIAVSNADAAFELALAVRNKGMAAFEQLMNMQF; the protein is encoded by the coding sequence ATGCAGATTCAATCTCAAATCGTGACAGCATCCCTGGCGGGGCAGACCGAGGAGGCTTTGGGGACAGACAATGCCCAGCAGGTGCCGTTCGCCGGGCTGCTAAAAGATGCTGTGGGGAAGATGCAGCAGCTGGAGGACCAGGCCTCCCAGGCCGTCGAGGGGCTGCTGGATGGCAGCGGTACGGATGTGCACACGGCAATGATTGCGGTCAGTAATGCCGATGCGGCCTTCGAGCTTGCCCTGGCCGTACGGAATAAGGGTATGGCCGCTTTCGAGCAGCTGATGAACATGCAGTTTTAG
- the flgC gene encoding flagellar basal body rod protein FlgC produces the protein MNLFGVLEISGSALKAERIRAEVVAANMANAETTRTADGTPYRRQHVVFTSAAAEPSTFAGELMSQSEPKMGGVAVSAVVQDPASTLRRYDPGHPDADKDGYVNYPDINPLTEMVDMMGATRAYGLNASAVQAEKGMISASLDILKS, from the coding sequence ATGAACCTGTTTGGTGTTCTGGAAATAAGCGGTTCGGCGCTGAAAGCCGAACGGATCCGTGCCGAAGTTGTGGCGGCCAATATGGCCAATGCGGAGACGACCCGCACGGCCGACGGCACGCCTTACCGCCGTCAGCATGTCGTCTTTACCTCGGCAGCAGCGGAGCCATCTACCTTTGCCGGAGAGCTGATGTCCCAGTCGGAGCCGAAAATGGGTGGGGTTGCAGTTTCAGCGGTCGTTCAGGACCCGGCAAGTACACTGCGCCGCTATGACCCAGGGCATCCGGATGCGGACAAGGACGGGTATGTGAATTATCCGGACATTAATCCGCTAACGGAAATGGTGGACATGATGGGAGCAACGCGGGCCTACGGGCTGAATGCCTCAGCTGTGCAGGCCGAGAAAGGCATGATCAGCGCATCGCTGGACATTCTGAAGTCTTAA
- the flgB gene encoding flagellar basal body rod protein FlgB: protein MQITTPVEDALERYLDLSALELKYTAQNMANIDTPGYKTVGFEFAAEMQRSLQGLLSAQTDNGVARRRFTPPTVRAGLVDGLLARPDGNNVSMDREGLNLAEAQLQFRTGVELWKRELTRIMDAIHADK, encoded by the coding sequence ATGCAGATTACGACCCCTGTGGAAGACGCGCTGGAGCGCTATCTCGATCTTTCAGCACTGGAGCTGAAATATACGGCGCAGAATATGGCCAACATCGACACGCCCGGATATAAGACGGTCGGGTTTGAGTTTGCCGCCGAGATGCAGCGATCGCTGCAGGGTTTGCTGTCTGCGCAGACGGACAATGGCGTGGCGCGCAGGCGCTTCACGCCGCCGACGGTGCGCGCAGGGCTCGTGGATGGCCTGCTGGCCCGACCGGATGGAAACAATGTTTCGATGGATCGCGAAGGTCTGAATCTGGCTGAGGCGCAGTTACAGTTTCGCACCGGGGTGGAGCTATGGAAACGGGAGTTGACCCGCATCATGGATGCCATCCACGCAGACAAGTAA
- a CDS encoding sigma-54 dependent transcriptional regulator, translated as MMSTATVIKRPVAAQVRTAILASADASFRQRVKEALDGLHWKVREASGGAEVMDLLDLCPAEAVILDSWLPDLEVEEFIAEFERLYPAVDLVLVDGRAASTLRSPRRNEIHFALRRAQDADGAIWNSAPVLPEQQEAPQKKRWIVAAAPPDAAFSAQLPELIGQHPQMAELGRRIRMVAPRNTTVLVQGPTGTGKELVARAIHRLSPRSGRPFIALNCAAIPEALLEAELFGHTRGAFTGAVQGRTGRIEAADGGTLFLDEIGEMPLALQAKLLRFVECGEVQRVGENEPVRVDVRIVAATHRHLAQLAEKGEFRADLYFRLSVFPIQTPPLAAHSQDIPLLVEHFIERLARQSPAKAITHAAMEKLMEHHWPGNVRELEHVMERAWILAEDRPEIDAGEIEFGDQPGRS; from the coding sequence ATGATGTCTACTGCTACAGTCATCAAACGGCCCGTGGCCGCGCAGGTGCGGACCGCCATTCTGGCCAGCGCAGATGCTTCTTTTCGGCAGCGGGTGAAGGAGGCATTGGATGGTCTGCACTGGAAGGTGCGCGAGGCCAGCGGTGGCGCCGAGGTGATGGATCTACTGGACCTCTGCCCAGCTGAGGCAGTCATCCTGGATTCCTGGCTGCCTGACCTGGAAGTGGAGGAGTTTATCGCGGAGTTTGAGCGGCTCTATCCTGCCGTGGACCTGGTCCTGGTGGATGGAAGAGCGGCCAGCACGCTGCGCAGTCCTCGGCGCAATGAGATCCACTTTGCCCTGCGGCGGGCCCAGGATGCGGATGGGGCCATTTGGAACAGCGCCCCGGTGCTCCCGGAGCAGCAAGAGGCGCCGCAGAAAAAGCGATGGATTGTCGCAGCAGCCCCTCCGGACGCCGCCTTTTCTGCCCAGCTGCCTGAACTGATCGGCCAGCATCCTCAAATGGCTGAATTGGGCCGCCGCATCCGCATGGTGGCCCCTCGCAACACGACGGTCCTGGTGCAGGGGCCGACCGGGACTGGAAAGGAGCTTGTGGCACGCGCGATCCACAGGCTGAGCCCGCGTTCCGGGCGTCCCTTCATCGCATTGAATTGCGCGGCCATCCCGGAGGCCTTGCTGGAGGCCGAACTCTTCGGGCATACCCGCGGTGCTTTTACCGGTGCGGTTCAGGGGCGGACTGGGCGGATTGAAGCCGCCGATGGCGGTACGCTCTTTCTGGATGAAATTGGAGAGATGCCGCTTGCCCTTCAGGCCAAACTGCTGCGCTTTGTGGAGTGCGGTGAAGTACAACGCGTGGGTGAAAATGAGCCAGTCCGTGTGGATGTCCGCATTGTGGCTGCAACCCACCGTCATCTGGCGCAGCTGGCCGAAAAGGGGGAGTTTCGCGCCGACCTGTACTTCCGGCTTTCGGTCTTTCCGATCCAGACCCCGCCACTGGCGGCACATTCGCAGGACATTCCGCTGCTGGTCGAACACTTTATAGAAAGGCTGGCGCGGCAGAGTCCGGCAAAAGCGATCACCCACGCGGCCATGGAAAAGCTGATGGAGCATCACTGGCCGGGCAATGTCCGCGAGCTGGAGCATGTGATGGAGCGCGCCTGGATCCTGGCCGAGGACCGGCCTGAGATTGATGCTGGAGAAATCGAGTTTGGCGATCAGCCGGGCAGGAGCTGA
- a CDS encoding response regulator transcription factor produces MRLLVADDDPALARFLCRGFEAEGHQVMLAQDGLKAMEMFVSEMPDLTVLDLDLPQRDGMEVLRFLRSVSEEAPVLVLTAREGIETRVRCLEMGADDYMLKPFSLRELRARCRSVMRRRQGAGLVLRYADLEVHRVERTAVRGGESVQLTNKEFALLEFLLLNRGRCVPRTDLLRQVWGMNPEAGTNVVDVYVNYLRRKLKDTGESALIQTIRGLGYSIGFKPTSQG; encoded by the coding sequence ATGCGGTTATTGGTCGCAGACGATGATCCGGCACTGGCGCGGTTTTTGTGCCGGGGGTTTGAGGCAGAGGGGCACCAGGTGATGCTGGCCCAGGACGGATTGAAAGCGATGGAGATGTTTGTGTCAGAGATGCCGGACCTTACCGTGCTGGACCTGGATTTGCCGCAGCGGGACGGGATGGAAGTCCTGCGGTTTTTGCGATCGGTAAGCGAGGAAGCGCCGGTCCTGGTGCTGACGGCCAGAGAGGGAATCGAGACCCGGGTCCGCTGTCTGGAGATGGGTGCCGATGACTACATGCTGAAACCGTTCTCTCTGCGTGAGCTGCGTGCGCGTTGCCGCTCCGTGATGCGGCGGCGGCAAGGAGCGGGCCTGGTGCTCCGTTATGCCGACCTGGAGGTCCATCGTGTGGAGCGGACTGCAGTACGGGGCGGCGAGTCTGTGCAGCTGACCAATAAAGAGTTTGCCTTGCTCGAATTTCTGTTGCTGAACCGGGGACGCTGCGTTCCGCGCACGGACCTGTTGCGGCAGGTATGGGGGATGAACCCGGAGGCCGGTACGAATGTAGTGGATGTCTATGTGAATTATTTGCGCCGCAAATTAAAAGACACCGGAGAGTCGGCGCTGATCCAGACCATACGCGGGCTGGGTTATTCCATCGGATTCAAACCAACGTCCCAGGGCTAA
- the lexA gene encoding transcriptional repressor LexA, which produces MAVTRRQKEVLDFISGFVQRNGYSPSFEEIARGLGLKSLATVHKHITNLQNKGLLERAHNRSRSIDVLPPRSKSTLPDRLPLAGRIAAGFPVEAPETAESISLGDIIGSRDVFVLQVRGDSMRDEHIVDGDYVLVERTQTAHQGEIVVALVNGAETTLKRYYLEGHTVRLQPSNAEMEPIYVPAEQVAIQGRALGILRRYA; this is translated from the coding sequence ATGGCAGTTACGCGACGGCAAAAAGAGGTGCTGGATTTCATTTCCGGCTTTGTGCAACGCAACGGCTACTCCCCCTCCTTTGAAGAGATTGCCCGGGGACTGGGCCTCAAGTCGCTGGCCACCGTCCACAAGCACATCACCAATCTGCAAAACAAAGGGCTGCTTGAGCGGGCACACAACCGCAGCCGCTCGATTGACGTCCTGCCACCCCGCAGCAAATCGACGCTACCGGACCGCCTGCCCCTCGCAGGCCGGATTGCGGCCGGTTTTCCGGTTGAAGCCCCGGAGACGGCCGAAAGCATCTCTCTGGGTGACATCATTGGCAGCCGTGATGTCTTCGTGCTTCAGGTACGCGGCGATTCGATGCGCGATGAGCACATCGTGGACGGCGATTATGTCCTGGTGGAAAGGACGCAGACCGCGCATCAGGGAGAAATTGTTGTTGCGCTCGTCAACGGTGCGGAGACAACGCTGAAACGCTACTATCTCGAAGGCCACACGGTCCGTTTGCAGCCTTCCAATGCAGAGATGGAGCCGATTTACGTCCCGGCAGAGCAGGTTGCAATCCAGGGGCGGGCGTTGGGCATTCTTCGAAGATATGCCTGA
- the trxA gene encoding thioredoxin gives MAGLAVAEVNDTNFEQEVLQSDQPVLVDFWAAWCGPCKALAPIVDEVASEYSGKLKVMKMDVDRNQATPMRYGIRGIPALLLFKGGKVADQIVGYVPKDTIARSIARVIG, from the coding sequence ATGGCAGGTCTGGCAGTAGCAGAAGTCAACGATACAAACTTTGAGCAGGAGGTGCTCCAGTCAGATCAGCCTGTGCTGGTAGATTTCTGGGCCGCATGGTGTGGTCCCTGTAAGGCCCTTGCACCGATCGTCGATGAGGTTGCCTCTGAGTACAGCGGAAAGCTGAAGGTGATGAAGATGGACGTGGACCGCAATCAGGCGACCCCCATGCGCTATGGCATCCGCGGGATCCCTGCATTGCTGCTCTTTAAGGGGGGAAAGGTGGCTGACCAGATTGTCGGTTATGTCCCGAAGGACACCATTGCCCGCAGTATTGCGCGCGTCATCGGTTAA
- the thrB gene encoding homoserine kinase has product MVQQSFKIKLPATSANLGPGFDAVALALSLYLEVEATPAEAYSVSARGRNADICGSVSNNLLLETYQRVLKEQGIQDMPLSLKVQNGIPIGMGLGSSAAARLAGVALAAHFGNLDWDRSQILTEASRMEGHPDNTAACWLGGYTVACWHNDEVVAISLTPRSYWRALVVVPQNPLSTHLSRKAVPESFSRADAVANIQRVALLTAVFASGHSDVMPTATQDRLHQPYRAEVCPLLKKLLPLAEQEEVLSVTLSGAGPSVLVLVESDFQMNRVQEAIRARVVDEPIEILTCHMELDPAHFLQNAAK; this is encoded by the coding sequence ATGGTCCAGCAATCATTCAAAATCAAACTTCCTGCGACTTCGGCCAATCTGGGGCCGGGCTTTGATGCAGTGGCTCTGGCACTCTCGCTGTATCTGGAAGTCGAAGCAACGCCCGCCGAAGCGTATTCGGTTTCCGCCAGGGGGAGGAATGCTGACATCTGTGGATCGGTCAGTAACAACCTCCTGCTTGAAACCTATCAGAGGGTCCTGAAGGAGCAGGGTATCCAGGACATGCCGCTGTCTCTCAAGGTCCAGAACGGCATTCCTATAGGAATGGGCCTTGGCTCTTCGGCGGCAGCCCGTCTGGCCGGAGTGGCACTGGCTGCGCATTTTGGCAACCTTGACTGGGACCGCAGCCAGATTCTGACAGAAGCATCGCGGATGGAAGGACATCCGGACAACACAGCGGCCTGCTGGTTAGGCGGATACACCGTTGCCTGCTGGCACAATGACGAGGTCGTTGCGATCTCTCTGACTCCCCGCTCTTACTGGAGGGCGCTGGTGGTTGTTCCCCAAAATCCTTTGTCTACCCATCTTTCACGCAAAGCTGTGCCAGAGAGCTTCAGCCGCGCGGATGCTGTGGCCAACATTCAGCGGGTGGCCTTGCTGACGGCGGTATTCGCTTCAGGACACAGTGACGTCATGCCGACCGCGACCCAGGACCGGCTCCATCAGCCTTATCGTGCCGAGGTCTGCCCTTTGCTCAAAAAGCTGTTGCCTTTAGCAGAACAAGAAGAGGTTCTGAGCGTCACCCTCAGCGGGGCCGGCCCCTCCGTTCTCGTGCTGGTGGAATCGGATTTTCAGATGAATCGCGTGCAGGAGGCAATTCGGGCGCGGGTGGTGGACGAACCGATCGAAATTCTCACCTGCCACATGGAGCTCGATCCGGCCCATTTTCTTCAAAATGCTGCGAAATAG